One window of Saccharomyces mikatae IFO 1815 strain IFO1815 genome assembly, chromosome: 8 genomic DNA carries:
- the LAM1 gene encoding Lam1p (similar to Saccharomyces cerevisiae YSP1 (YHR155W) and SIP3 (YNL257C); ancestral locus Anc_1.100): MHEHKEELRLITVALNEASADSPSFRASVNYFHTRMESLNGWMHSTMDYVENTYKPSFQDFQRIKETLFSQLLPSPILLSNGFVSNQPYTPSLVRDFTRDVNDLSNTIMKMVLGDENSQYATTLTALRSDAINPYFSKRRTFEYYQRKYDSFMNDFLAISSEGTLSSPQNLQSETFKLFDIKHKYIEASLDLTEAISLMKVNLDKFLIETINIVRRNNVITTKDTKDVIDITPELTETLKEWTDWIESNLQTLEALSSKLSEAKSVITKLTLTRLEPSRSLHDYDTKNLQNLKFNLPKSIIKKNVPEEKGISGWLYMRTTVGHDPKRVVWVRRWCFLQNNVFGIFSLSPSKTYVEETDKFGILWITVEYLPKGPRNFCFKLKIQNPKCKTGEESTYMDITLQAESIGELKAWINILNSHRKFALSMKEEKDPLYQLAMKKIEPQFFEFASSSSTSTDKLLTSFSSKTLTLVEELKQNYMSEDDIYSIIDNKAYHLRVISTPIATQLTHLALFSTFLSVSNYYPCATQANTWGTANWNDFSYLFHSSKKSSVNEPATVSNASRFSVDYPDYYPYSLKVDDIQFRSIFFSVNHNFLQTPKELVLLRYSSVWCPNNKQKFASMTFVTLNHIYVYLNISGFSYLRKIDLLDIDSIEYDRGPKHAFSRILHMQRGDGFKFNMSVFFTDRRAVASKLQFLIENKAMHIPKGEKDVLEIFQRLDEEIENEKKLIKNNLFEAEPHCKDHNNLLKSTYDRHFENTIETPMDLMSRKVRLEKEARYYFQDSFKVGSKTLFHVLFGDKSQVFPSSLFLCKKGSNLNSNSYWERINHVKHDDSCQFELARKLQFQLNRTSNSIKDLLWLRDDNNNFKLVLEQRVIKIKQNYYYEVDEGPIIVKFPLCHPLLIRVKFIIAERITSQGESLKKCDLAILYRFKYIKSVDQLNTKVEKLWLLENIHLNWALRYCKLEHSEINNKAGEYLKKLNDREKMSNVIKLCGFLGVLPKERVENDGKTGDYTQPAYINYDFLSVLKIFIKLAAFYLSGVIIRTMRIILVILMVISKCFTKVNECLFYGLSISALTNLFFVGKSIHSYFSVKSAETLFQNYANNDQLGLQIMHRSVSVPDLNLLTKDMMDSGQANPVLKRFDEDKNAYRYKETRQEIAIKRNQVLTELKILQNTENELVQGSYRKFLITERDKCLTTQNEIPDLWINDTILQDYCLACFAEYDRLSAIPI, from the coding sequence ATGCATGAACATAAAGAGGAGCTACGGCTGATAACCGTTGCACTTAATGAGGCATCCGCAGATTCTCCCTCTTTCAGAGCTTCAGTCAACTACTTCCATACTAGAATGGAGTCTTTGAATGGTTGGATGCACAGTACTATGGATTATGTAGAAAATACGTACAAACCTTCATTTCAAGACTTCcaaagaataaaggaaaCGCTGTTTTCACAGCTACTCCCTTCCCCCATATTGCTCTCCAATGGATTTGTGAGCAATCAACCTTATACTCCTTCACTTGTCAGAGACTTCACTAGAGATGTCAATGATCTTTCAAATACCATTATGAAGATGGTTTTAGGGGACGAGAACTCTCAGTATGCGACAACATTGACAGCTCTGCGTTCCGATGCCATCAATCCTTATTTCAGCAAGAGAAGGACTTTTGAGTATTATCAAAGGAAATACGACTCTTTTATGAATGACTTTTTGGCAATCAGTAGTGAGGGTACTCTCTCAAGTCCACAAAATCTCCAAAGTGAAACATTTAAGTTATTCGATATCAAACACAAATACATAGAAGCTTCTTTAGATTTAACCGAGGCGATTTCGTTGATGAAAGTCAATTTGGATAAGTTTTTGATAGAAACAATAAACATTGTACGCAGAAATAACGTTATTACTACTAAAGATACTAAGGATGTCATCGACATTACTCCTGAACTTACAGAAACATTAAAGGAATGGACCGATTGGATAGAAAGTAATCTTCAGACGTTAGAAGCCCTATCATCCAAGTTATCAGAAGCTAAATCCGTCATTACCAAGCTTACATTGACAAGATTGGAGCCATCACGTTCGTTACACGACTATGATACGAAAAACTTACAAAACTTGAAATTTAATCTtccaaaatcaataattAAGAAGAATGTCCCTGAGGAAAAGGGAATATCAGGCTGGCTTTACATGAGAACTACCGTTGGTCATGATCCTAAAAGAGTGGTATGGGTAAGAAGATGGTGTTTTCTACAAAATAACgtttttggaattttttcactttcacCTAGTAAAACTTATGTCGAAGAAACCGATAAATTTGGTATATTGTGGATTACTGTAGAATATTTGCCAAAAGGTCCTAGAAATTTCTGTTTCAAACTAAAAATCCAAAATCCAAAGTGCAAAACTGGTGAAGAAAGTACGTATATGGATATTACTCTACAAGCGGAAAGTATTGGCGAGTTAAAGGCGTGGATAAACATTTTAAACTCTCATAGGAAATTTGCATTGTCGAtgaaagaggaaaaggaTCCTCTATACCAATTAgccatgaaaaaaatcgaacctcaattttttgagtttgCCTCAAGCAGTTCAACATCAACAGATAAATTAttaacttctttttctagCAAAACTCTGACATTGGTGGAAGAActaaaacaaaattataTGTCGGAGGATGATATCTACTCTATAATTGATAATAAGGCTTACCACTTGAGAGTGATATCTACACCAATTGCTACACAATTAACTCATTTGGCTTTATTTTCGACATTTCTGTCTGTATCAAATTATTATCCATGTGCTACCCAGGCAAACACATGGGGTACAGCAAATTGGAACGatttttcttatttattccattcatcaaagaaaagttcAGTAAATGAGCCAGCCACAGTGTCAAATGCTTCTAGGTTTTCTGTCGACTACCCTGACTATTATCCATACAGTCTAAAAGTTGATGATATACAATTTAGGTCAATCTTCTTCTCGGTGAATCATAATTTTTTACAAACTCCGAAAGAGTTGGTTCTTTTGAGATATTCATCCGTGTGGTGTCCAAACAATAAACAAAAGTTTGCATCTATGACATTTGTTACTCTAAACCATATTTATGTCTACCTGAATATATCAGGATTTTCATACCTGAGAAAAATAGATTTACTTGATATTGATTCAATTGAATATGACAGGGGTCCCAAACATGCTTTTTCAAGGATATTACACATGCAGAGAGGTGATGGGTTTAAGTTCAATATGtctgttttttttacagATCGAAGGGCAGTTGCTTCAAAGCTACAGTTTTTGATAGAAAACAAGGCAATGCATATCCCAAAGGGGGAAAAGGATGTTTTAGAAATATTTCAGAGGTTAGACGAAGAGattgagaatgaaaaaaaacttatCAAGAATAATTTATTTGAAGCGGAACCCCATTGCAAAGATCATAATAACCTCTTGAAGAGTACGTATGACCgtcattttgaaaataccATCGAAACACCTATGGACCTGATGAGCCGAAAAGTACgtttagaaaaagaagccCGATATTATTTCCAAGATAGTTTCAAGGTGGGAAGCAAGACGCTATTTCACGTTCTGTTTGGGGACAAATCTCAAGTTTTTCCTAGTTCATTATTTCTCTGTAAAAAGGGCAGTAACTTGAATAGCAACTCATACTGGGAGCGTATTAATCACGTTAAACATGATGATAGTTGTCAATTCGAACTTGCTCGTAAGTTGCAATTCCAACTAAATCGAACCTCCAATTCTATCAAAGATCTACTATGGTTAAGggatgataataataattttaaATTGGTTCTCGAACAGCGAGTAATAAagataaaacaaaattacTATTATGAAGTGGATGAAGGTCCAATTATTGTGAAATTTCCTTTATGTCATCCTTTGCTCATCCGCGTAAAGTTTATAATTGCAGAACGTATCACATCTCAAGGAGaatcattaaaaaaatgtgaCCTGGCAATTTTGTATAGATTCAAATACATCAAGTCTGTTGATCAGCTGAATACgaaagttgaaaaattatggcttcttgaaaatatccACCTTAATTGGGCATTAAGATATTGCAAACTTGAACATTCTGAAATTAACAATAAGGCCGGAGAATACCTAAAGAAACTTAATGATAGAGAGAAGATGAGTAACGTCATAAAGCTATGTGGGTTTCTTGGCGTTTTACCAAAGGAGAGAGTAGAAAATGATGGAAAGACAGGCGATTATACCCAACCTGCATACATTAATTATGATTTTCTGTCtgttttaaaaattttcatcaagtTGGCCGCGTTTTATCTCAGTGGCGTTATTATCAGGACAATGAGAATTATATTAGTAATACTGATGGTGATTTCCAAATGTTTTACAAAAGTCAATGAATGCTTATTTTATGGCCTTTCGATATCTGCATTAACAAATctattttttgttggaaaatCCATTcattcatatttttcagtaAAATCTGCAGAAACTTTGTTCCAAAATTATGCCAATAATGATCAGCTTGGGCTCCAAATCATGCATCGCTCTGTGTCAGTGCCTGATTTGAATCTGCTAACCAAGGACATGATGGATAGCGGTCAAGCCAACCCCGTACTTAAGAGATTTGATGAGGACAAAAATGCATACCGATACAAGGAAACCAGACAGGAGATTGCAATTAAACGAAATCAAGTGCTCACGGAACTGAAAATTCTACAAAATACCGAAAACGAGCTCGTGCAAGGAAGTTACAGGAAGTTTTTGATAACAGAAAGAGACAAGTGTCTCACCACACAGAATGAAATTCCTGATTTATGGATAAACGATACTATTCTACAAGACTATTGTTTAGCATGTTTTGCAGAGTATGACAGATTATCTGCTATTCCTATTTAA
- the LIN1 gene encoding U5 snRNP complex subunit LIN1 (similar to Saccharomyces cerevisiae LIN1 (YHR156C); ancestral locus Anc_1.96), translating into MGYTQGWNTSKLKRKGDQFTDDEELHDGPYHRDKRYRNGKLNTAEYDSDSSVESYTDDENNGRGMDAKINEVDEKKDEDMFSSDNYKHSEGHEKLKKSNMKLLDIAEFKKENLVGLDYTIENSETEKEEEGVNIEPFNIDDEMEHGVFDRDGNYIKTEINAENESQNNEEWMNDVIKTEDVNRLEKKQNVKAGNSRHYMVHEALILLKFFLADDKETALKSLGRLNKLRKKAITEQEKSLRYVIHGIKLLSDLINILENKGFSEVYDFDRRKVEDAIEEEIFDESSRIDNHKTKLWDFKWLGKLDEKHGQYTNYEMSYWQKTYFHDNVVVKFQSEPDEDQNWIHVSCLRFM; encoded by the coding sequence ATGGGATATACGCAGGGCTGGAACACTTCaaaactgaaaagaaaaggtgaTCAATTTACGGACGATGAAGAGCTCCACGATGGGCCCTACCACAGAGACAAGAGATATAGAAATGGAAAGCTAAACACAGCAGAGTATGATTCTGATTCCAGTGTTGAGAGTTATacagatgatgaaaataatgggAGGGGAATGGATGCAAAAATCAATGAGGTGGATGAGAAAAAGGATGAAGATATGTTTTCATCAGATAATTACAAACACAGCGAAGGCCATGAAAAgctgaagaaatcaaacaTGAAACTTTTGGATATTGCAgaattcaagaaagaaaatttggttGGCTTAGATTATACCATTGAAAATTCAGAAactgaaaaggaagaggaGGGTGTAAATATAGAGCCATTCAATATAGATGACGAAATGGAACACGGAGTATTCGATAGAGATGGTAATTATATAAAGACAGAAATTAACGCAGAAAATGAATCGCAAAATAACGAGGAATGGATGAATGATGTTATAAAGACGGAAGATGTGAACCGTTTAGAGAAGAAACAGAATGTGAAGGCAGGAAATTCAAGACACTATATGGTACATGAGGCATTGATTCTTCTtaagttttttcttgctgATGACAAAGAAACAGCGCTAAAATCCTTAGGAAGATTAAACAAACTGCGAAAAAAAGCAATTACCGAGCAAGAAAAATCGCTAAGATATGTTATACATGGAATCAAGCTGTTGTCCGATTTAATCAATATATTGGAGAATAAGGGATTTAGCGAAGTATATGATTTTGACCGTAGAAAAGTAGAGGATGCcatagaagaagagattTTTGACGAATCTTCCAGAATAGATAATcataaaacaaaactatGGGACTTCAAGTGGTTGGGCAAACTAGACGAAAAACACGGCCAGTATACGAACTATGAAATGTCGTACTGGCAAAAAACCTACTTCCACGACAACGTCGTCGTAAAATTTCAAAGCGAACCCGATGAAGACCAAAACTGGATACATGTATCATGTTTAAGATTTATGTAG
- the REC104 gene encoding Rec104p (similar to Saccharomyces cerevisiae REC104 (YHR157W); ancestral locus Anc_5.89): MARKQNHRSRDKYDKLERMSVEKKGENKIVCTQDFLRQYFVSESVGIQFGLNNKTVKRMNEKEFDEAVNCIMASINYSKSTLKRTASSSLLRNSCKKHTTLDLPFILDNALCLPKGSESNNYDTNLLYSDTLYEDYSLIERNDQRRNEIEEDFSFTLLQSEVNEMRPISSSSTPQILQSDYSLVMHEAQASNGSIFQFSSP, from the coding sequence ATGGCAAGAAAACAGAACCATAGAAGTAGAGATAAATACGACAAGTTGGAAAGAATGTCTGTCGAGAAGAAAGGAGAAAATAAGATTGTATGCACGCAAGACTTTCTTCGCCAATATTTCGTATCAGAAAGTGTTGGTATTCAATTTGGATTAAACAACAAAACTGTTAAAAGGATGAATgagaaagaatttgatgaggCAGTAAACTGCATTATGGCATCGATAAATTATTCCAAGTCAACATTGAAACGAACGGCTTCGAGTTCCCTCTTAAGGAATTCCTGCAAGAAACATACCACGCTAGATCTTCCGTTTATCTTAGACAATGCTTTATGTTTGCCGAAGGGGTCGGAGAGTAATAATTACGATACAAATCTTTTATATAGTGATACGTTATACGAAGATTATTCTTtaatagaaagaaatgacCAAAGGAGAAATGAAATAGAGGAAGACTTTAGTTTCACGTTACTACAAAGTGAGGTAAATGAAATGAGACCCATATCTTCGTCCAGTACCCCTCAAATATTACAGTCAGATTATTCTTTAGTGATGCATGAGGCACAGGCGTCAAATGGAAGCATATTTCAGTTTAGCAGCCCCTAA
- the KEL1 gene encoding Kel1p (similar to Saccharomyces cerevisiae KEL2 (YGR238C) and KEL1 (YHR158C); ancestral locus Anc_5.88), with amino-acid sequence MAGFSFAKKFTHKKHGKTPSDASISDQSREASLSTPPNEKYFTKQETPQKGRQFSQGYHTSVSKTTSSPMFSRKQQSEPRIQPSAVPPQQRNVSGPSTTLHKQLSKQREYTVWNRIKLQDSPFPRYRHVSSAYVTDKNQIYVIGGLHDQSVYGDTWILTAFDNATKFSTTTIDISEATPPPRVGHAAVLCGNAFVVFGGDTHKVNKEGLMDDDIYLLNINSYKWTVPAPVGPRPLGRYGHKISIIATNQMKTKLYVFGGQFDDTYFNDLAVYDLSSFRRPDSHWEFLKPKTFSPPPITNFTMISYDSKLWVFGGDTLQGLVNDVFMYDPALNDWFIIETTGEKPPPVQEHATVVYNDLMCVVGGKDEHDAYLNSVYFLNLKSNKWFKLPVFTAGIPQGRSGHSLTLLKNDKILIMGGDKFDYARVEESDLHTSDIDMQKGTIVYTLDLARIKDLCPGVMDVPNEAAVQRSSSLDLAPPVTPTSHQSRNMNVPSSALPPASAPSPATKAFPDSDDGNKDMYNRDVSAEQQYQDPPANSEYHLITEPNILTPYVPSESSQTPVMKTTSNKPFDTPIIEKETDMTEAIDSTIGNQRITSSTYGDSLTPSKQINNNTSPIVETSLNNEVKKLQNDNVEENEHCTDDDGKADSMMAFNQETNGNKLSPSISKAEGEGSVAVDDDDEIGVAQMASSPSKDQFKIKHYNESSELSQNNTEVEKLSEPADIKIKRNDVTGYDVPNHEIKTNNEKDLSSVVGAPSEMKNEKANISGSEDTASEVVDRALFEKLRSELQSLKELTHEKALEAGAHIKELETELWQLKSQNSTGTAKEIDQLDSVRLQSKCEILEADNHSLEDKVNELEELVNSKFLDMENLNEIVQLQNERIKSLELEPDYKEKLEELQIEHENLMRENERLKNECKQHNEDIVKQVSNYTSQLGSLISHWKENKANSSFLASSSSLLSISDQNAENAEKSVNESYVDQSRHHRVVIDKLTNRLDDLLEKSQELTMSKEKLSSEYRALKMEHSSLSQDVLVKENEIKKIQNDYKESINSMDSASKALMVSQRELEKYKTLNKKLIDELDELKFKNDVSSKDSVNGFKSTNGNFNDVENSNTIRENQFNIKINDLKAELFITNQERDNLKNEVLELKKKLLNLENSAKQVNDNDDNNLL; translated from the coding sequence ATGGCCGGATTCAGCTTCGCCAAAAAGTTTACTCATAAGAAACATGGAAAGACTCCTTCTGATGCTTCCATCTCAGATCAATCTAGAGAAGCTTCATTGTCGACTCCTCcgaatgaaaaatatttcactAAACAGGAAACGCCTCAGAAAGGACGTCAATTCTCACAAGGCTATCATACCAGTGTTAGTAAAACCACTTCATCCCCCATGTTTTCCAGAAAGCAACAATCTGAACCAAGGATCCAACCAAGTGCAGTGCCACCACAACAACGAAACGTGTCAGGACCATCTACAACCCTACATAAACAACTTTCAAAACAAAGAGAGTATACCGTGTGGAATAGAATTAAGTTACAGGATTCGCCTTTCCCACGTTATAGGCACGTTTCCTCTGCGTACGTTACAGacaaaaatcaaatatatGTCATTGGCGGACTTCACGACCAATCTGTATACGGTGATACATGGATATTAACGGCCTTTGATAATGCTACAAAATTTTCCACTACTACGATAGACATAAGTGAAGCTACGCCACCACCAAGAGTAGGTCATGCTGCGGTTCTATGCGGAAACGCTTTTGTCGTATTCGGCGGTGACACACATAAAGTTAATAAGGAAGGTTTAATGGATGATGATATATACCTTTTGAATATCAACTCCTACAAATGGACGGTTCCAGCACCTGTAGGACCACGTCCATTGGGTAGATATGGCCATAAAATCTCTATCATCGCCACAAATCAAATGAAAACGAAACTATACGTTTTTGGTGGTCAATTTGATGACACTTACTTCAATGACTTGGCTGTTTACGATTTATCATCTTTTAGAAGACCAGACTCACATTGGGAATTTCTGAAGCCAAAAACTTTTTCGCCACCACCTATTACCAACTTTACCATGATATCATATGATTCCAAGTTATGGGTATTTGGTGGTGATACCTTGCAAGGTTTAGTAAATGATGTTTTTATGTACGACCCAGCATTAAATGACTGGTTTATCATCGAAACCACTGGTGAGAAGCCACCTCCAGTTCAAGAACATGCTACTGTGGTCTACAATGATTTAATGTGTGTGGTAGGTGGGAAGGATGAGCACGATGCTTATTTGAACTCTGTGTACTTCTTGAACTTGAAATCGAATAAATGGTTTAAGTTACCTGTATTCACAGCAGGAATCCCGCAGGGCCGTTCTGgtcattctttaacattgttgaaaaatgataaaattttgattATGGGAGGGGATAAATTCGATTACGCTAGAGTTGAGGAGTCGGACTTGCATACTTCTGATATTGACATGCAAAAGGGTACGATTGTTTATACCTTGGACTTGGCCCGCATAAAGGATCTCTGTCCTGGTGTAATGGATGTTCCGAATGAAGCCGCCGTTCAGAGGAGTAGTAGTCTTGATCTGGCGCCCCCGGTTACTCCAACTTCTCATCAGAGCAGAAATATGAACGTTCCAAGTTCAGCATTACCTCCAGCTTCTGCTCCATCGCCTGCAACAAAGGCTTTTCCAGATTCTGATGATGGCAATAAAGACATGTACAATCGAGATGTTTCAGCAGAACAACAATATCAGGATCCTCCAGCCAATTCTGAGTATCATCTAATTACCGAACCGAACATTTTAACTCCATACGTTCCTTCAGAAAGCTCACAAACTCCTGTTATGAAAACGACTTCTAACAAACCGTTTGATACACCCATTATCGAGAAAGAAACTGATATGACTGAAGCGATCGATTCAACAATTGGAAACCAGCGTATAACATCTTCTACTTACGGAGACAGTCTCACCCCCTCGAAACaaattaataataacacCTCGCCAATTGTAGAAACATCATTAAACAATGAAgtaaaaaaacttcaaaatgaCAATGTAGAAGAAAACGAACATTGTACCGATGACGATGGAAAAGCGGATTCTATGATGGCTTTCAACCAAGAAACAAATGGAAACAAGTTGAGCCCTTCAATAAGTAAGGCTGAAGGGGAGGGCAGTGTTGCTGTcgacgatgacgatgagATCGGTGTGGCCCAAATGGCTAGCTCACCATCAAAAGATCAATTCAAAATTAAACATTATAATGAATCTTCAGAGTTATCACAGAACAATACGGAAGTAGAAAAACTATCTGAGCCTGCAGATATtaaaataaagagaaacGATGTTACAGGGTATGATGTTCCTAACCATGAGATTAAAACTAATAACGAAAAAGATTTATCTTCAGTGGTAGGCGCCCCATCTgagatgaaaaatgaaaaagccAATATTTCTGGAAGTGAAGATACAGCCTCTGAAGTCGTCGATAGAGCattgtttgaaaaattgagaTCTGAATTGCAAAGTTTGAAAGAACTGACGCATGAAAAAGCACTTGAAGCTGGAGCTCACATAAAGGAATTAGAGACAGAGCTATGGCAGTTAAAATCTCAGAATAGCACTGGTACGGCCAAAGAAATAGACCAATTGGATTCCGTGAGACTGCAATCAAAGTGTGAAATACTGGAAGCAGATAATCACTCTTTGGAAGACAAAGTTAATGAGCTAGAAGAGCTAGTGAATAGCAAATTCTTAGATATGGAAAATCTAAATGAAATTGTACAActtcaaaatgaaagaatcAAATCCTTGGAACTAGAGCCTGATTATAAGGAAAAACTCGAGGAATTGCAGATTGAACATGAAAACTTGATGAGAGAAAACGAACGATTGAAAAATGAGTGCAAACAACATAACGAAGATATTGTCAAACAAGTCTCTAATTACACATCACAATTAGGCTCATTAATCAGCcattggaaagaaaacaaagccAACTCTTCCTTTCTTGCATCCTCTTCTTCGTTATTATCCATATCGGATCAAAACGCTGAAAACGCTGAAAAATCTGTAAACGAATCCTATGTGGACCAAAGTCGCCACCATCGTGTGGTGATTGACAAACTAACAAATAGATTGGATGATTTGTTGGAGAAAAGTCAAGAGCTAACAATGTCGAAGGAAAAATTGTCCTCCGAATATCGTGCTTTAAAGATGGAACATAGCTCGTTAAGTCAAGATGTATTGGTGAAAGAgaatgaaatcaaaaaaatacagAATGATTATAAAGAAAGTATAAATTCTATGGATAGTGCAAGTAAAGCGCTCATGGTTTCTCAAAGAGAGCTAGAGAAGTATAAGACcttgaataaaaaactgATTGACGAGTTGgatgaattgaaattcaaaaatgacgTCAGCAGCAAAGATTCGGTGAATGGTTTTAAAAGCACCAACGGGAACTTTAATGACGTAGAAAATAGTAACACCATAAGAGAAAATCAATTCAACATTAAAATTAACGACCTGAAAGCCGAACTTTTTATCACCAATCAAGAAAGAGataatttgaagaatgaaGTGTTGgagttgaagaagaaattattgAACTTGGAAAATAGCGCTAAACAAGTCAATGATAACGATGACAATAATTtactataa
- the TDA11 gene encoding Tda11p (similar to Saccharomyces cerevisiae TDA11 (YHR159W); ancestral locus Anc_5.87) encodes MNKFDEFIETNELDLKVDTSTRNSIVSISPVVRTQSKFRSSSSNSYRSGHRRTSSAESTHSQRLMTPTRLNEQDHPLQIKPETRRVVTRHSSVSVPNAMSKRRSLIQPMVIPTTPESQNNISFGNSISYSDGSHGIPLESTTVLSSEQAMTGGLRRSRNGSSQSVNSIVATTIPTNGADVSALLQALAAKELELLECKQKIEDLKKQTQHEEQKYNRRARELQELKEQVSKHLDPSLNTPVKSRALSPIFQSIPMESGNENAIDSNLSSSVRTRKNTNQSRCVSPQDKHETRQQNDSVDSSKQSLWSKPLALFNQFDKIIQHEIERTLNWDDSPSATPQPQHVVTTSNGEPSTRQHDDETLGAGLSSPSQGSVSRSLWSFVSDVKAGLLGIEEENDSDITNDNRCDSLYKSDREYKQKGNVPIIKNHEQAGDSGDDASLDMKKFKTTTKFQKANADDRILTSEDGHRARGEKIVPSSNKLNFIGDYCPYESDKGSSSVQNPVEMANF; translated from the coding sequence ATGAATAAATTCGACGAGTTTATAGAGACTAATGAGTTGGATTTGAAGGTGGATACCAGTACCCGAAATAGTATAGTTTCGATATCACCTGTGGTGAGGACTCAATCAAAGTTTCGTTCTTCTAGTTCAAATAGCTATAGATCTGGACACCGCCGTACGTCCAGTGCAGAGAGCACACATTCACAAAGGTTAATGACACCAACTAGATTAAATGAACAAGATCATCCCCTGCAAATCAAGCCAGAAACTAGAAGAGTGGTAACTCGTCATTCTTCTGTCTCCGTTCCAAATGCAATGAGTAAGAGAAGATCACTTATCCAACCCATGGTTATTCCTACTACACCAGAATCACAAAACAACATATCTTTTGGAAATTCAATAAGTTATTCTGACGGATCCCATGGAATTCCGTTAGAATCCACTACAGTACTTTCCAGTGAGCAAGCGATGACGGGTGGACTTCGACGGTCTAGAAATGGGAGTTCACAATCGGTGAATAGTATAGTAGCGACTACCATACCCACGAACGGTGCCGATGTAAGTGCACTTTTACAAGCGCTCGCTGCAAAAGAATTAGAACTTCTTGAATGCAAGCAAAAGattgaagatttgaaaaagcaaacCCAAcatgaagaacaaaaatataatcGTCGTGCACGCGAACTGCAAGAGCTGAAGGAGCAAGTGAGTAAACATCTGGATCCTTCTCTGAACACACCAGTGAAAAGTCGCGCTCTTTCACCAATTTTTCAGAGTATACCCATGGAATcaggaaatgaaaatgcCATTGATAGCAATCTTTCTAGTTCTGTAAGGACAAGAAAGAATACGAATCAGTCCAGATGTGTATCACCGCAGGATAAACATGAAACACGCCAACAAAACGACTCCGTAGATTCATCCAAACAGTCACTTTGGAGTAAACCGTTGGCTTTATTTAatcaatttgataaaatcatTCAACATGAAATTGAGAGGACTCTGAACTGGGACGACTCTCCTTCAGCAACACCACAACCACAACATGTAGTAACCACTAGTAATGGCGAGCCGTCAACACGACAacatgatgatgaaacatTAGGAGCTGGCCTGTCGTCTCCCTCACAAGGATCTGTCTCTAGATCACTTTGGAGTTTTGTCAGCGATGTCAAGGCCGGACTGCTGGgcatagaagaagaaaatgatagtGATATTACTAATGATAATAGATGTGATTCCCTATATAAAAGCGATAGAGAGTATAAACAGAAAGGAAATGTACCTATAATAAAGAACCATGAACAAGCTGGAGACAGTGGCGACGATGCAAGTTTAGacatgaaaaaattcaaaacgACAACAAAGTTTCAGAAAGCGAATGCAGATGATAGAATTCTCACTAGTGAAGATGGACATCGAGCACGAGGAGAGAAAATTGTACCGAGCAGCAACAAACTTAACTTTATTGGCGATTACTGCCCTTACGAATCTGATAAAGGAAGTTCCTCCGTCCAAAATCCAGTTGAAATGGCAaatttttag